The genomic region AAGGTTTTGGTTATTAAAACTATTCTCATTCCTTTTCTTACTGCTAACTGCTATATCCCTATCATATAATTAAACACCAAACTTCCGCCCATAAATCCGGTATATCCAACCGTAATGGCGGCTACTGCAAACAAAATAAAAACCACCCATTTCAGTGCGCTTTTGTCTTTTTTTGCAATCACCAGATAGACTCTGAGTGCAGTGGCAAAAATCATAATCCACATGGTGATTTTAGCCCACAGCTCGTGTTTTTCTTTTAGCAATCCCTGAGGTGTTTCAGCTCCAAAATTGCTTGTGAAAAATTCGCCTGATAGAAATCCCGCTACTACTGCAAGTGTACCGAGTATCATCAACCAGAACCCGAACTTAGAAAGGCATGGCTCTTTCTTGGTGAAAAATAAACTTAAAACATCCGCGAAAAATCCTACCATAATAAGGACTATCGGGAAATGCACCAACATAGGGTGTAAATGCTCTGTACCAAACATAGGTTCCTCCTTTTTATGCAAAAATATGAATGTTCATCAACAATGAAAGAAAAATCTGCGTTTTTTGATTTAAAACAGTACGGTCGTCGTTCCTCCTCGCAATGACGCACTGTATTCGGTTCCTCCGTCATTGCGAGCGCAGCGAAGCCTGCCTGCTGCAGGCAGGCAATCCCCTGCAATTCAGATATTAATCCTTCACAATATTCATTTCCTCAATGAGGTTATGGGCACCTGCGAATTTATCAATGATGAACAGAACGTATCGAATGTCCATATTAATAGTGCGCTGCAGCTCCGGCTCAAATAAAATATTGCCACTCATGGCTTCCCAGTTGCCATCGAATGCTAATCCGATTAGCTCACCTTTACCATTGATTACCGGACTTCCTGAGTTTCCGCCTGTGATGTCGTTATCTGTCAGAAAATCGGTTTTCATTACTCCGTTTTCCCCGTAAGGACCATAATCTTTGTTTTTATAAAGTTCTTTCAATTTGGCGGGCACTTTAAATTCATCGCTCGTGGGGTCTTCTTTTTCCATGATTCCGTCAAGAGTGGTGTAGTAATTATAATGTACGGCATCTGCAGGATAGTAGTCACTCACTTTACCATATGTGAGGCGCATGGTTTGATTGGCGTCAGGATAAAACGTTCGGTTTGTCTGCATTTCACGAAGTCCGGCCACAAAAAGCCTTTTACCTTCGGCAAGTTTATTGTTTGACGGACCCATCAGTTTCCCAACATTATTATATGCTTCAAAAAATGCTTTCATAAGCTGGTATGAAATATCGCCTTCTATGCTTTTGGCCGATGGCTTCAGCATGAACTTGTCTATTTTTGCTTTGTAAGTGAAAATGGATTTGGCAAATATTGTTGCCGCCATTTTTGTGAAATCATATTTGAACTTTTTCGCATATTCTATAAAGAACAGCGGCTGCTGGTCTTTAGGAACATTTTCATAATAAAGTTTCAGCATCGAAGCCACTGTTTTTTGGTCGGTGAATGCATTATAATCCTTGAAGAATTTAACAGCGCCCTCTTTTAGTTCTTTTATTTTAGCATCTGTTTTTTCCTTATCAGCCGGTTTTACCTTGAGCAGTTCAGCCAGTGATTCGAAGCGCTTCGAAAACATCAGACCTTCACATCCGGTAATGGCTTCCATAAAATACAACCGTGCCAGTATATACTTTTTCTGTTCTTCATAACCGCTTGCAATGTTGGTCAGTGCCTGCCCGTATTTAGCTATGCGCACAGCATCTGCGTTTACCCATGCGGTGAACTTATCTTCAAGCTGCTTTTTCTTATCAGCCACTTTTAAGCGGTCAAGAGCTTTCATCACACCGATAAAATTCTTGTAATAATTTGAAATGCCCGCGTACTTTGACGAATATTGCAATTTAATAAGCGGGCTCTGTTTCATATCCTCACGCATAATAGCCAGTTTCTCACCACGCAGCATAATGCGCACCGGATAATTATCTTTCATATAAAAATCGATTCCGTACGATGTGAGATAACGTTCGGTCGTTCCCGGATAGCCCATTATCATTGCAAAATCATCCTTTTTCACGCCTTTAATTGAAATGGGTAATGAGTGTTTGGGCG from Bacteroidota bacterium harbors:
- a CDS encoding DUF2231 domain-containing protein, which gives rise to MFGTEHLHPMLVHFPIVLIMVGFFADVLSLFFTKKEPCLSKFGFWLMILGTLAVVAGFLSGEFFTSNFGAETPQGLLKEKHELWAKITMWIMIFATALRVYLVIAKKDKSALKWVVFILFAVAAITVGYTGFMGGSLVFNYMIGI
- a CDS encoding S46 family peptidase — its product is MKKLSLFLLGLILCLGFKAKADEGMWLPLFIDRLNYVDMQKMGLQLTAEEIYSVNNSSLKDAIVLFGNGCTGEIISGKGLLLTNHHCGYGAIQSQSTVEMDYLTNGFWAHNYKEELPIAGLSVKFLVRIEDVTKKVNDAVSGKSNEDERNAAIKDIYEKLQKEATAGTNNEAVVKSFFEGNEFYLFVYTVYKDIRLVGAPPVSIGKFGGETDNWMWPRHTGDFSMFRVYGAADGSPAEYSESNVPITPKHSLPISIKGVKKDDFAMIMGYPGTTERYLTSYGIDFYMKDNYPVRIMLRGEKLAIMREDMKQSPLIKLQYSSKYAGISNYYKNFIGVMKALDRLKVADKKKQLEDKFTAWVNADAVRIAKYGQALTNIASGYEEQKKYILARLYFMEAITGCEGLMFSKRFESLAELLKVKPADKEKTDAKIKELKEGAVKFFKDYNAFTDQKTVASMLKLYYENVPKDQQPLFFIEYAKKFKYDFTKMAATIFAKSIFTYKAKIDKFMLKPSAKSIEGDISYQLMKAFFEAYNNVGKLMGPSNNKLAEGKRLFVAGLREMQTNRTFYPDANQTMRLTYGKVSDYYPADAVHYNYYTTLDGIMEKEDPTSDEFKVPAKLKELYKNKDYGPYGENGVMKTDFLTDNDITGGNSGSPVINGKGELIGLAFDGNWEAMSGNILFEPELQRTINMDIRYVLFIIDKFAGAHNLIEEMNIVKD